A stretch of Garra rufa chromosome 11, GarRuf1.0, whole genome shotgun sequence DNA encodes these proteins:
- the LOC141345620 gene encoding tRNA-uridine aminocarboxypropyltransferase 1-like: protein MSDQESSALSGLLIASHAPLDDAQRAGRMKCSRCGASRMFYCYSCCALVGLEPRDVPSVKLPLKIDIIKHPNETDGKSTAVQAKLLAPGDVTIYTYPCIPELDQSAENIVLVFPGPDALTVEELWEHFSPDGKPKVKRLKATDAEPESHSCPIQRVVFIDSTWNQTTRIITDERLQALPNVELKSRRTCFWRHQKGCPDTYLATIEAIYYFLKDLHCHYFSEYTGEYDNLLFFFSFLHKLINKAKQAAGKL, encoded by the exons ATGTCGGATCAGGAGAGTAGCGCTTTGAGCGGCCTGCTGATCGCGTCGCACGCCCCGCTGGATGACGCGCAGCGCGCCGGCCGGATGAAGTGCTCGCGGTGCGGCGCGTCCCGCATGTTCTACTGCTACAGCTGCTGCGCGCTGGTCGGACTGGAGCCGCGGGACGTTCCGAGCGTCAAG CTGCCGCTGAAGATCGATATCATCAAGCACCCCAACGAAACGGACGGAAAGAGCACGGCGGTGCAGGCCAAACTGCTGGCGCCGGGGGACGTCACCATCTACACCTACCCCTGCATCCCCGAGCTGGACCAGAGCGCAGAAAAC ATCGTGCTGGTGTTTCCCGGTCCAGACGCCTTGACCGTGGAGGAGCTGTGGGAGCATTTCTCTCCCGACGGGAAGCCCAAGGTGAAGAGGTTAAAAGCGACCGACGCGGAGCCTGAATCTCACAGCTGCCCGATCCAGAGAGTGGTGTTCATCGACAGCACCTGGAACCAGACCACCAGAATCATCACAGACGAACGCCTCCAAG CTTTACCAAACGTGGAGCTGAAGAGCAGGAGAACCTGTTTTTGGCGACATCAGAAAGGATGTCCGGACACGTACCTGGCTACGATTGAGGCCATTTACTACTTCCTGAAGGACCTGCACTGCCACTACTTCTCCGAGTACACAGGAGAATACGACAACCTGCTGTTCTTCTTCTCATTCCTGCACAAACTGATCAACAAAGCAAAACAGGCTGCTGGGAAACTGTGA
- the LOC141345638 gene encoding fibroblast growth factor 7-like, whose product MRRWTLQWKLPKFACGLWLVLLVSRVCACHGERAASVTDCSKHERHIRNYDYMEGGDVRIRRLYSRTQWFLMIDEYGNINGTQDPNNCYSVLEIRTVSEGGVLAIKGLKSQYYISMNRTGMLQGKKDYNDSCNFKEVFLENYYTAYSSVKWTKNGKEMFISLSQKGRPLRGKKTRKESISSHFIPRKCREDEKKLA is encoded by the exons ATGCGCAGATGGACGCTGCAATGGAAACTGCCTAAGTTTGCGTGTGGACTGTGGCTGGTGCTGCTGGTCAGCCGTGTGTGCGCGTGCCATGGAGAGCGGGCCGCGTCTGTGACCGACTGCTCCAAACACGAGCGCCACATCAGGAACTACGACTACATGGAAGGAGGGGACGTTCGGATCCGACGCCTCTACAGTCGCACGCAGTGGTTTCTGATGATCGACGAGTACGGGAACATCAACGGGACGCAGGATCCCAACAACTGCTACA GTGTTCTGGAGATCAGGACGGTTTCGGAGGGTGGCGTGTTGGCCATAAAAGGACTGAAGAGCCAGTATTATATTTCCATGAACCGCACCGGAATGTTACAGGGCAAA AAAGACTACAACGACAGCTGCAACTTCAAAGAAGTGTTTTTAGAGAACTACTACACGGCGTACTCGTCCGTCAAATGGACTAAAAACGGCAAAGAGATGTTCATCTCTCTGTCGCAGAAGGGCCGGCCGCTGAGAGGAAAGAAGACGAGGAAAGAGAGCATCTCTTCTCACTTCATCCCTCGAAAGTGCAGGGAGGACGAGAAGAAGCTGGCGTGA